The proteins below are encoded in one region of Phaseolus vulgaris cultivar G19833 chromosome 1, P. vulgaris v2.0, whole genome shotgun sequence:
- the LOC137816354 gene encoding aldehyde oxidase GLOX-like, translated as MRCRLNVSTVRMLKNHISYLTSIIIILLHSPFMIVILPPYYLTITLLILTLPQLFLHSSSHVNKMKLTFSILITTLLLAVKLPPPYSVVASAAGQWQLLHKTIGIVAMHMQLLHTDTVVIFDRTDFGLSNLSLAGGRCRHDPDEKVVKTDCTAHSVEYDVASNTFRPLFLQTNIWCSSAAVAADGTLVQTGGFNDGERTVRTFLPCATCDWREFPDGLAVRRWYATNQKLPDGRQIIIGGRRQFNYEFYPKSDATAKNTYSLPFLVQTNDPSEENNLYPFVFLNVDGTLFIFANNRAILLDYTKNAVVKTFPNIPGNDPRCYPSTGSAVLLPLRSKNPNFFSPEAEVLICGGAPRGAYTQAKKGTFIGALRTCARIKITDPNPTWVMETMPGGKGRLMSDMILLPNGNVLIVNGAGSGSAGWEFGRDPVLAPFVYNPDKEFGSRFEILNATNTPRMYHSSAVLVRDGRVLVAGSNPHVGYNFSHVTFPTDLSVEAFSPPYLEAAFRNVRPRIVGPESGTRVAYGQKVKVRVDVAAALVRSLVRVTVLAPPFATHSFSMNQRMLVLEPSHVTNVDGPTTFELEVTAPGSPILAPPGFYLLFVVHQEIPSEGIWIQIL; from the coding sequence ATGAGGTGTAGACTGAATGTTTCTACTGTTAGAATGCTGAAAAACCACATCTCATATCTCACTTCAATCATCATCATTCTTCTTCATTCACCATTCATGATCGTGATTCTTCCTCCTTATTATCTCACCATTACACTACTTATTCTCACTTTACCACAACTCTTTCTTCACTCATCCTCCCACGTAAACAAAATGAAACTAACTTTTTCTATCCTCATCACAACTCTCCTCCTCGCCGTCAAACTCCCGCCGCCGTATTCCGTCGTCGCCAGCGCCGCCGGTCAGTGGCAGCTTCTCCACAAAACCATCGGCATTGTCGCCATGCACATGCAGCTCCTCCACACCGACACCGTCGTCATCTTCGACCGCACCGACTTCGGCCTCTCCAATCTCTCCCTCGCCGGCGGCCGCTGCCGCCACGACCCAGATGAAAAGGTCGTCAAAACAGACTGCACCGCCCACTCCGTCGAGTACGACGTCGCCTCAAACACCTTCCGCCCCCTCTTCCTCCAAACCAACATATGGTGCTCCTCCGCCGCCGTCGCCGCCGACGGCACGCTGGTCCAAACCGGCGGCTTCAATGACGGCGAAAGAACTGTGCGCACATTCTTACCGTGCGCCACCTGCGACTGGCGAGAATTCCCCGACGGCCTCGCCGTTCGCCGCTGGTACGCCACAAACCAAAAACTCCCGGACGGCCGCCAAATCATCATCGGCGGGAGAAGACAATTCAACTACGAGTTTTACCCTAAAAGCGACGCCACAGCCAAAAACACCTACTCATTACCCTTCCTCGTTCAAACGAATGATCCTTCCGAAGAAAACAACCTCTATCCCTTCGTTTTCCTCAACGTCGATGGCACCCTCTTCATCTTCGCCAACAACAGAGCCATTCTCTTAGACTACACCAAAAACGCCGTCGTTAAAACGTTCCCCAACATTCCCGGCAACGACCCCAGGTGTTACCCCAGCACCGGTTCCGCCGTTCTCTTGCCCTTACGTAGTAAAAACCCAAACTTTTTTTCTCCAGAAGCTGAGGTTTTAATCTGTGGCGGAGCCCCGAGAGGGGCTTATACACAAGCCAAAAAGGGTACATTTATCGGAGCTTTGAGAACCTGTGCCCGGATTAAAATAACCGACCCGAATCCCACCTGGGTCATGGAGACAATGCCCGGAGGCAAAGGCAGACTCATGAGCGACATGATTCTTCTTCCGAACGGCAACGTTTTGATTGTTAACGGTGCGGGTTCAGGGAGCGCGGGCTGGGAATTCGGGCGCGACCCGGTTCTGGCTCCGTTTGTGTATAACCCGGATAAGGAATTCGGGTCGAGGTTCGAGATTCTTAACGCCACGAATACTCCTCGAATGTACCACTCAAGTGCGGTTTTGGTTCGTGACGGGAGGGTTCTGGTGGCGGGGAGTAACCCTCACGTGGGGTACAATTTCTCGCACGTGACTTTCCCCACCGACCTCAGCGTGGAAGCGTTTTCGCCGCCGTATTTGGAAGCGGCGTTTCGTAACGTGCGTCCGAGGATCGTTGGTCCGGAGTCAGGCACGAGGGTCGCGTATGGGCAGAAGGTGAAGGTTCGGGTCGACGTGGCGGCTGCTTTGGTTCGGAGTTTGGTTCGGGTGACGGTGCTGGCGCCGCCTTTTGCCACGCATTCGTTTTCGATGAATCAGAGGATGCTGGTTCTGGAACCTAGCCACGTCACGAACGTGGATGGACCAACAACGTTCGAACTTGAGGTTACAGCACCGGGTTCGCCCATTCTTGCACCACCCGGTTTTTATCTTCTGTTTGTGGTCCACCAAGAGATTCCAAGCGAGGGTATTTGGATCCAAATACTTTAA
- the LOC137816359 gene encoding histone H3.3: MARTKQTARKSTGGKAPRKQLATKAARKSAPTTGGVKKPHRYRPGTVALREIRKYQKSTELLIRKLPFQRLVREIAQDFKTDLRFQSHAVLALQEAAEAYLVGLFEDTNLCAIHAKRVTIMPKDIQLARRIRGERA, from the exons ATGGCTCGTACCAAGCAAACCGCTCGCAAATCCACCGGCGGAAAGGCCCCGAGGAAGCAGCTCGCCACCAAG GCTGCGAGAAAATCTGCACCCACAACCGGTGGAGTGAAGAAGCCCCATCGTTATCGCCCTGGAACCGTTGCTCTTCg TGAGATCCGTAAATACCAGAAAAGTACTGAGCTTCTGATCCGCAAGCTTCCCTTCCAGCGTCTTGTTCGTGAAATCGCCCAAGATTTCAAG ACTGATTTGAGGTTCCAGAGTCACGCTGTTCTTGCCCTTCAGGAAGCTGCTGAGGCCTATTTGGTTGGTTTGTTTGAAGATACCAATTTGTGTGCGATCCACGCCAAGAGGGTTACCATCATGCCCAAAGATATTCAACTCGCTCGCCGGATCCGTGGAGAACGTGCTTAG